The proteins below come from a single Salvelinus alpinus chromosome 18, SLU_Salpinus.1, whole genome shotgun sequence genomic window:
- the nr5a1b gene encoding steroidogenic factor 1b, whose translation MEYTYDVDLEELCPVCGDKVSGYHYGLLTCESCKGFFKRTVQNNKRYTCAENQDCKIDKTQRKRCPFCRFQKCLNVGMRLEAVRADRMRGGRNKFGPMYKRDRALKQQKKALIRATGLKIETTPPMLSPDTQTDYTFTGSLPGLHPLPKGILHTTTTPIAPTDYDRSLYGPPSLGMAMPGLPPHAPLPPQYQYASFPSRAIKSEYPDHYTSSPDSVVGSYTYPEQVYSGPGSPQVPGVPQLVLEFLRCDPDELQVQSKIAAHLQQEQSGQGGKGQERLSPFSLMCHMADQTLFSIVEWARSCIFFKELKVGDQMKLLHNCWSELLVLDFISRQVQHGKEGSVLLVTGQEVELASIASQAGATLTSLVQRGQELVEKLQTLQADRREIACFKFLILFNPDVKLLESQAFVEGVQEQVNGALLEYTMCAYPQHLDKFSRLLMRLPELKALSAQAEDYLCYKHLSGEVPCNNLLIEMLHAKRACA comes from the exons ATGGAGTACACTTATGATGTCGATTTGGAAGAGCTATGTCCTGTTTGTGGCGATAAGGTGTCGGGATACCACTATGGACTACTGACGTGTGAAAGCTGTAAG ggtTTCTTCAAAAGAACGGTTCAAAATAATAAGAGGTATACATGTGCAGAAAACCAGGATTGTAAAATTGACAAAACTCAGAGGAAACGGTGTCCATTTTGTCGGTTTCAGAAATGCCTGAATGTTGGAATGCGATTAGAAG CTGTCCGTGCCGATCGCATGCGAGGAGGCCGGAATAAGTTTGGCCCCATGTACAAGCGCGACCGAGCCCTCAAGCAGCAGAAGAAAGCGTTGATTCGAGCCACCGGCCTCAAGATAGAGACCACCCCTCCGATGCTCTCCCCTGACACCCAGACAGACTACACCTTCACCGGCAGTCTCCCGGGCCTCCACCCGCTCCCCAAGGGCATCCTCCACACCACCACGACCCCCATCGCCCCCACAGACTACGACCGCAGCCTCTACGGACCCCCTTCACTGGGCATGGCTATGCCTGGACTCCCCCCCCATGCACCCTTACCCCCCCAGTACCAGTACGCCTCCTTCCCCAGCAGGGCGATCAAGTCCGAGTACCCGGACCACTACACAAGCTCCCCAGACTCGGTAGTGGGCAGCTACACCTACCCGGAGCAGGTATACTCTGGACCGGGCTCTCCGCAGGTCCCCGGGGTGCCTCAGCTGGTGCTGGAGTTTCTGCGATGTGACCCGGACGAGCTGCAGGTGCAGAGTAAGATCGCTGCTCACCTTCAGCAGGAGCAGAGTGGCCAGGGGGGCAAGGGTCAGGAGAGACTCAGCCCCTTCAGCCTAATGTGTCACATGGCCGACCAGACGCTCTTCTCCATCGTGGAGTGGGCCCGAAGCTGCATCTTCTTCAAGGAGCTCAAG GTAGGAGATCAGATGAAGCTGCTTCACAACTGCTGGAGCGAGCTGCTGGTGTTGGACTTCATCTCCAGGCAAGTCCAACACGGCAAGGAGGGCAGCGTGCTACTGGTCACAGGGCAGGAG GTGGAGCTGGCGTCCATAGCGTCCCAGGCAGGAGCCACTCTCACAAGCCTGGTGCAGAGAGGACAGGAGCTAGTTGAGAAACTACAGACCCTACAGGCGGACCGCAGAGAAATTGCCTGCTTCAAGTTCCTCATCCTCTTCAACCCCG ATGTGAAGCTACTGGAGAGCCAGGCGTTCGTGGAGGGCGTCCAGGAGCAGGTGAACGGGGCTCTGCTGGAGTACACCATGTGTGCTTACCCCCAGCACCTGGACAAGTTCAGCCGGCTGCTGATGCGCCTGCCTGAGCTCAAGGCCTTGTCGGCACAGGCTGAGGACTACCTCTGCTACAAGCACCTGAGTGGAGAGGTGCCCTGCAACAACCTGCTCATCGAGATGCTGCACGCCAAGAGGGCGTGCGCGTGA